In Halorhabdus tiamatea SARL4B, a genomic segment contains:
- the hisD gene encoding histidinol dehydrogenase, with protein MDVQSISDLSDRRRRALFERDSGIGEIREDVAEIVETVHHDGDDALREFSRRFDDVEIEDFDVTEQAVAAYESIDDEVREAIETAAANIRAFHERQVPEDWSVEPSEGRELGRKYYPLDSAGVYAPGGTAAYPSSVLMGVVPAKVAGVEHVAVATPPAEEINPVTMAAMHAAGADAVYQIGGAQAIAALAYGTESVDPVDVIVGPGNRWVTAAKAEVRGDVRIDMLAGPSEVLTLTDASADPEIVAAEVIAQAEHDPNAGVVAVTPDADHAQAVADEIDRQTPAREREDIVREALDNDASGVFLADSMDEAVAFSEDYAPEHIFVHAESERDLLDRITNYGSAFVGEFTPVAAGDYASGTNHVLPTGGSAKIASGLSVDDFIRPATYQQLSEEGLGTLRETITTLANAEGLEAHAQSVETRFDD; from the coding sequence ATGGACGTACAGTCCATTTCCGACCTTTCGGACCGACGGCGACGAGCGCTTTTCGAGCGAGACTCCGGGATCGGCGAGATCCGCGAGGACGTCGCCGAGATCGTCGAGACGGTCCATCACGACGGCGACGACGCCCTTCGGGAGTTCAGTCGCCGCTTCGACGACGTCGAGATCGAGGACTTCGACGTCACCGAACAGGCTGTCGCGGCCTACGAGTCGATCGACGACGAGGTTCGCGAGGCCATCGAGACGGCCGCCGCAAACATCCGCGCGTTCCACGAACGCCAGGTGCCCGAGGACTGGTCGGTCGAACCGAGCGAGGGCCGCGAACTCGGCCGGAAGTACTACCCACTCGATTCAGCAGGGGTCTACGCACCCGGCGGCACGGCAGCCTATCCCTCCAGCGTGTTGATGGGCGTCGTGCCCGCGAAGGTCGCCGGCGTCGAGCACGTCGCGGTGGCGACGCCGCCGGCCGAGGAGATCAACCCGGTCACGATGGCGGCGATGCACGCGGCTGGCGCGGACGCCGTCTACCAGATCGGCGGCGCACAGGCCATCGCCGCGCTCGCCTACGGCACCGAGTCGGTCGACCCCGTCGACGTGATCGTCGGCCCCGGCAACCGGTGGGTCACGGCCGCGAAGGCCGAAGTGCGGGGCGACGTCCGCATCGACATGCTCGCCGGCCCCAGCGAGGTCCTGACGCTGACTGACGCGAGCGCCGACCCCGAGATCGTCGCCGCCGAGGTCATCGCCCAGGCCGAACACGACCCGAACGCCGGCGTCGTCGCGGTGACGCCCGACGCCGACCACGCCCAAGCGGTCGCCGACGAGATCGACCGCCAGACCCCCGCGCGCGAGCGGGAAGACATCGTCCGCGAGGCACTCGACAACGACGCCAGCGGCGTCTTCCTCGCGGATTCGATGGACGAGGCTGTCGCCTTCAGCGAGGACTACGCGCCCGAGCACATCTTCGTCCACGCCGAGAGCGAGCGCGACTTGCTCGATCGGATCACGAACTACGGGAGTGCGTTCGTCGGCGAGTTCACGCCGGTTGCAGCGGGCGATTACGCCAGCGGCACGAACCACGTGCTCCCGACCGGCGGTTCGGCGAAGATCGCAAGCGGACTCTCGGTGGACGACTTTATCCGTCCCGCGACGTATCAACAACTCTCCGAGGAAGGGCTTGGGACGCTTCGGGAGACGATCACCACGCTCGCGAACGCAGAAGGACTCGAAGCACACGCCCAGAGCGTCGAAACGCGATTCGACGATTGA
- a CDS encoding bacteriorhodopsin, with protein MIAIDITLWFTLGTIGMALGSVGLSYGFLTLSSDRHREYADVVVVTLIATVAYGLMALGIGEITTATGAAIFVPRYVDWLLTTPLHVVFIALIAGAGRRLIAKAAGLQAATIVLGFVGALLATPLKELFFLAGSLAFAGVVYLLVIEANESARARDDVTAGLYRKLRNFVIVLWLVYPVIWLLAPTGYGFMDNETASLVITYIDVVAKVGFGLIALNGLQTLETFDVTDATGYDAVED; from the coding sequence ATGATCGCGATCGACATCACGTTGTGGTTCACGCTCGGGACGATCGGCATGGCGCTCGGCAGCGTCGGCCTGTCCTACGGGTTCCTCACGCTGTCGAGTGATCGACACCGCGAGTACGCCGACGTCGTCGTGGTGACGCTGATCGCGACGGTCGCGTACGGACTCATGGCGCTGGGGATCGGCGAGATCACGACCGCGACCGGCGCAGCCATCTTCGTCCCGCGATACGTCGACTGGCTGTTGACGACGCCCCTGCACGTCGTCTTCATCGCTCTGATCGCCGGTGCCGGGCGACGCCTCATCGCGAAGGCCGCCGGCCTCCAGGCGGCGACGATCGTTCTGGGATTCGTCGGTGCCCTGCTGGCGACCCCGCTGAAAGAACTGTTCTTCCTCGCGGGGAGCCTGGCGTTTGCCGGCGTCGTCTATCTGCTCGTGATCGAGGCCAACGAGAGCGCCCGGGCGCGCGACGACGTGACTGCGGGGCTCTACCGGAAACTCCGGAACTTCGTGATCGTCCTCTGGCTCGTCTACCCGGTGATCTGGCTGCTCGCCCCGACTGGCTACGGATTCATGGACAACGAGACCGCGTCGCTGGTCATTACGTACATCGACGTCGTCGCCAAGGTCGGCTTCGGCCTGATCGCACTCAACGGCCTGCAGACCCTCGAGACGTTCGACGTCACCGACGCGACCGGTTACGACGCCGTCGAAGACTGA
- a CDS encoding lactate racemase domain-containing protein codes for MTFEVPRGDGYVEVDLPDCDVTIAELPGGEPVDVREAAEAAVADPHGPPLVERANADDEVAIVVTDVTRDAPDGILVDVLFEELEAAGVDREQVTIVLGLGLHRPMDEAEIEAELDEYADLAENHDPDDTVTLGEVDDVPIEIYRPVAEADLVLTTGQSEPHQYAGFSGGAKTVIIGAGGESFIKYTHGPDMLGQESVKLGKIDGNPFREAVEEAGELVGLDFCLNVTPGPDGFLDAAAGDSGAVVRDLAETAREALAFEVDGEYDAVVSGVGAPKDAQLYQTTRGITYVVLSDGAPVKEGGRVVVPAVLDEGYGAGRGEERFYEWLSGAEDAESCYQAMLEGYEPGAQRGFVTVRSLRHADAYVTNSEDPDLVEECLMHAEETVEDAIEPGSDVLVVPKAPKTLLV; via the coding sequence ATGACATTCGAAGTCCCACGCGGAGACGGCTACGTCGAGGTCGATCTCCCCGACTGCGACGTGACGATCGCGGAACTCCCCGGCGGCGAACCAGTCGACGTCCGCGAAGCGGCCGAGGCGGCGGTGGCCGATCCTCACGGCCCACCACTCGTCGAACGCGCGAACGCCGACGACGAGGTCGCCATCGTCGTCACGGACGTGACGCGGGACGCACCCGACGGGATTCTGGTCGATGTCCTCTTCGAGGAACTCGAGGCCGCGGGCGTCGACCGCGAGCAGGTCACCATCGTCCTCGGCCTCGGCCTCCACCGGCCGATGGACGAGGCGGAGATCGAGGCCGAACTCGACGAGTACGCCGACCTCGCGGAGAACCACGACCCCGACGACACCGTCACGCTCGGCGAGGTCGACGACGTCCCGATCGAGATCTATCGCCCCGTCGCCGAGGCCGATCTCGTACTCACCACGGGCCAGAGCGAACCCCACCAGTACGCGGGCTTCTCCGGCGGCGCGAAGACGGTCATCATCGGCGCGGGCGGCGAGTCCTTCATCAAGTACACCCACGGCCCGGACATGCTGGGCCAGGAGTCGGTCAAGCTGGGCAAGATCGACGGCAACCCCTTCCGGGAGGCCGTCGAGGAAGCCGGCGAACTCGTCGGGCTTGACTTCTGTCTGAACGTCACGCCCGGCCCCGACGGCTTTCTGGACGCCGCCGCGGGCGATTCGGGTGCCGTCGTCCGCGATCTGGCCGAGACCGCCCGCGAGGCGCTGGCCTTCGAGGTCGACGGCGAGTACGACGCTGTCGTCTCGGGCGTCGGCGCGCCCAAGGATGCCCAGCTCTACCAGACCACGCGCGGAATAACCTACGTCGTGCTCTCCGATGGCGCGCCGGTCAAGGAAGGTGGACGCGTGGTCGTCCCCGCCGTGCTCGACGAGGGCTACGGCGCGGGGCGTGGCGAAGAGCGCTTCTACGAGTGGCTTTCTGGAGCGGAGGACGCCGAATCCTGCTATCAGGCGATGCTCGAGGGCTACGAGCCGGGTGCCCAGCGCGGCTTTGTCACGGTGCGGTCGCTACGCCATGCCGACGCCTACGTTACGAACAGCGAAGACCCCGACCTCGTCGAGGAGTGTCTCATGCACGCCGAGGAAACTGTCGAGGACGCGATCGAACCCGGCAGTGACGTGCTCGTGGTGCCGAAAGCGCCGAAGACGCTTCTGGTCTGA
- a CDS encoding sugar phosphate isomerase/epimerase family protein codes for MGAVSRIDSPKVHPTQSLGVSPATDGPTVAGKCEPEPAALAAAADRGFDAVELYLERDHLDALEETVRTVEDAAVSAVSVHTPHVTPEEREYYELTDRLAVELDAYLVLHSKYVMHVFAPDVAAIGFSAPNGHENNTGASVMHLEEMILARDNDLVLDTAHLYTAEREYLDALEYLLSTYPDQIGLIHLTDSTRRNDGLAFGDGEIDLAATVETIRDSAFDGPIVLEVMPESQAAARDAFERYWTE; via the coding sequence GTGGGCGCGGTGAGCAGGATCGACAGTCCGAAGGTCCACCCGACGCAATCGCTCGGCGTGTCACCTGCCACGGACGGGCCGACGGTCGCCGGGAAGTGCGAACCCGAACCAGCGGCGCTCGCGGCCGCCGCCGATCGGGGATTCGACGCCGTCGAACTCTACCTCGAACGCGACCATCTCGACGCGCTCGAGGAGACGGTCCGAACTGTCGAGGACGCGGCCGTCTCGGCCGTCTCGGTCCACACGCCACACGTCACACCCGAGGAGCGCGAGTACTACGAACTGACCGATCGCCTCGCGGTCGAACTCGACGCCTACCTGGTGCTCCATTCGAAGTACGTCATGCACGTCTTCGCCCCCGACGTGGCGGCGATCGGCTTTTCGGCCCCCAACGGCCACGAGAACAACACCGGCGCGAGCGTCATGCACCTCGAAGAGATGATTCTCGCCCGCGACAACGATCTGGTGCTCGATACGGCCCACCTCTATACGGCCGAACGCGAGTATCTGGACGCGCTGGAGTACCTGCTCTCGACGTATCCCGACCAGATCGGGCTGATCCATCTCACCGACAGCACGCGCCGCAACGACGGGTTGGCCTTCGGCGACGGCGAGATCGACCTGGCGGCGACAGTCGAGACGATCCGTGACTCGGCGTTCGATGGCCCGATCGTGCTGGAGGTCATGCCTGAGTCCCAGGCAGCGGCCCGAGACGCGTTCGAGCGGTACTGGACGGAATGA
- a CDS encoding ArsR/SmtB family transcription factor, giving the protein MGKLLPRRGERGETAEEPRVLGLTEGAADEAFAALSSETARRVLALVYDDPRTPVEIREEIGTSLQNVHYHVEKLESADLIESVGTDYSAKGNEMNVYAPTSEALVLVAGEEEHESLLKRAVGRLLAGVGVLAAGALTFGFAIQQFLADSTPDGTSGDSGGVGAMDLESTETAAEATDPLSFLGEPAVAFFVGGAFVLAVVGVWWYARRR; this is encoded by the coding sequence ATGGGGAAGTTACTGCCACGCCGCGGTGAGCGCGGAGAGACCGCCGAGGAACCACGGGTGCTCGGGCTCACCGAGGGGGCCGCAGACGAAGCCTTCGCCGCCCTCTCCTCGGAGACGGCCCGGCGAGTGCTGGCACTCGTCTACGACGACCCCCGGACGCCCGTCGAGATCCGCGAGGAGATCGGAACCTCCCTCCAGAACGTCCACTATCACGTCGAGAAACTCGAATCGGCGGATTTGATCGAGTCGGTCGGCACGGACTACTCGGCGAAGGGCAACGAGATGAACGTCTACGCGCCGACCAGCGAGGCGCTGGTGCTCGTCGCGGGCGAAGAAGAGCACGAATCGCTGTTGAAGCGAGCAGTCGGTCGATTGCTGGCCGGCGTCGGCGTGCTCGCTGCCGGTGCACTGACGTTCGGGTTCGCCATCCAGCAGTTCCTCGCGGACTCGACGCCGGACGGGACGAGCGGCGATAGCGGTGGCGTGGGCGCGATGGATCTCGAATCGACAGAAACAGCCGCGGAAGCGACCGATCCGCTTTCGTTTCTCGGCGAGCCCGCGGTCGCCTTCTTCGTCGGCGGCGCGTTCGTTCTGGCCGTCGTCGGCGTCTGGTGGTACGCACGTCGTCGGTGA
- the fer gene encoding ferredoxin Fer — MPSPSDVLGIDRTASEDAIHRAYRRRVKTAHPDQGGSAAEFQAVQSAYEELLERRREGTESGAGSEPTIRQVDVTYLDYAVLEDRGWCLEDAALFEKAAAADLDAGAYGTLSVRPDRTLLESAEQAGQAWPYSCRGGACANCAVAVLEGELSQPVNHVLPAEAIDRGIRLSCVGYPITDELRVVYYVKHLPSIADLRLPPRPADSRGID; from the coding sequence GTGCCCTCCCCGTCTGACGTCCTCGGGATCGACCGGACTGCGAGCGAAGACGCGATCCACCGCGCCTATCGACGGCGAGTCAAGACTGCCCACCCAGATCAGGGTGGCTCGGCAGCCGAGTTTCAAGCCGTCCAGTCCGCCTACGAGGAACTCCTCGAACGACGACGCGAAGGCACGGAGTCGGGTGCGGGCTCGGAACCGACGATCCGACAGGTCGACGTCACGTATCTCGATTACGCCGTCTTAGAGGACCGTGGGTGGTGCCTCGAGGACGCTGCTCTCTTTGAGAAGGCCGCCGCGGCGGATCTCGACGCTGGGGCGTACGGAACCCTCTCTGTACGACCCGATCGAACGCTCCTCGAATCCGCCGAGCAGGCGGGCCAGGCGTGGCCCTACTCCTGTCGCGGCGGGGCGTGTGCCAACTGTGCGGTCGCCGTCCTCGAGGGTGAACTCTCCCAGCCGGTCAATCACGTCCTTCCAGCCGAAGCGATCGACCGTGGCATCCGTCTGTCCTGCGTCGGGTACCCGATCACCGACGAACTCAGGGTCGTCTACTACGTCAAGCACCTGCCGTCGATCGCCGATCTCCGACTCCCGCCGCGTCCGGCCGACAGTCGCGGAATCGACTGA
- the mutS gene encoding DNA mismatch repair protein MutS, which translates to MDAALGPPAKMVDRREELTPMLCQYVELTERYDDALVLFQSGDFYKAFCEGAEVLARICEVTLTEREDSTGTYAMTGVPVANAESYVEKLLDAGYRVAIADQVEDPDEVSGVVERAVTRIITPGTLTEDELLGGAENNYVAAIAAEDSRFGLAVLDVSTGDFYATSTDDRDTVRDELGRFAPAEGIVGPDAPDLFDGNSTVSPVEAGYFEHEAASQRVREYFGAPDRLLASDAEVRACGALLSYAEYARGGQDGRLDYLNYLSRYDPRAYMVLDAVALESLEIFERRSVTGGADLTLVDIVDETASALGRRRLTDWLRRPLIDRDRIEARHGAVEELVSDVRTRERLQELLAAVYDLERLISRVSRSRADARDLRSLKDTLDVLPEIRSKLAEADAPLLADLHEQLDEMADVRDLIEDAIAADPPTEITEGGIISEGYHDRLDELRATEREGKAWIADLEESERERTGIDSLKVGHNAVHGYYIEVTDANLDRVPEDYQRRQTLKNAERYYTPELKEREDEIFRAAGRADDLEYELFADVRDQVAAESERVQAVADAVATLDVLVGFATVAAEYDYCRPSVDGDGIHIEGGRHPVVERTEDRFVPNDTRLDDDAFLAVITGPNMSGKSTHMRQVALIAILAQAGSFVPAESAVLRIVDRVFTRVGASDDIAGGRSTFMVEMSELATILDQATADSLVLLDEVGRGTSTTDGLAIAQAVTEFVHDEVGATTLFATHHHELTEVVADLDGALNLHFRTEREDGDVSFPYDIAPGAAAASYGVEVAGVAGVPDPVVDRSRELLADSDHDDELGQLGDERHRAVDDHPDESGHDEPDADVLTELRSLSVAEMTPIEALNALADLKQRAE; encoded by the coding sequence ATGGACGCGGCCCTGGGACCGCCGGCAAAGATGGTCGACCGGCGCGAGGAACTCACGCCGATGTTGTGCCAGTACGTCGAGCTGACCGAACGCTACGACGACGCGCTCGTGCTCTTTCAGTCCGGTGATTTCTACAAGGCATTCTGTGAGGGTGCCGAGGTACTCGCCCGGATCTGTGAGGTGACGCTGACCGAACGCGAGGACTCCACTGGCACCTACGCGATGACTGGTGTACCGGTCGCCAACGCCGAATCTTACGTCGAGAAGCTGCTGGACGCGGGCTATCGCGTCGCGATCGCCGATCAGGTCGAAGACCCCGACGAGGTCAGCGGCGTCGTCGAGCGTGCGGTCACCCGGATCATCACGCCCGGCACACTCACCGAGGACGAACTGCTCGGCGGGGCCGAGAACAACTACGTCGCCGCGATTGCCGCCGAAGACAGTCGCTTCGGCCTCGCCGTCCTCGACGTCTCGACGGGCGACTTCTACGCGACCAGCACCGACGATCGAGACACTGTTCGGGACGAACTCGGCCGCTTCGCCCCCGCAGAGGGGATCGTCGGGCCAGACGCCCCGGACCTCTTCGATGGCAATTCGACCGTCAGCCCCGTCGAAGCAGGGTATTTCGAGCACGAGGCAGCAAGCCAGCGGGTCCGCGAGTACTTCGGTGCCCCCGATCGACTGCTCGCGAGCGACGCCGAGGTCAGGGCCTGCGGCGCGTTGCTATCGTATGCCGAATACGCCCGCGGTGGTCAGGACGGCCGCCTCGACTATCTCAATTACCTCTCTCGTTACGATCCGCGGGCGTACATGGTACTCGACGCGGTCGCCCTCGAGAGTCTAGAAATCTTCGAGCGCCGAAGCGTGACGGGCGGTGCGGACCTGACGCTCGTCGACATCGTCGACGAGACGGCGTCCGCGCTCGGTCGTCGTCGACTGACCGACTGGCTCCGTCGCCCGTTGATCGACCGTGATCGGATCGAAGCCCGCCACGGAGCCGTCGAGGAACTCGTTTCGGACGTCCGGACGCGTGAACGCCTTCAAGAGCTGCTTGCGGCCGTCTACGACCTCGAGCGACTCATCTCCCGGGTCTCCCGATCACGTGCCGACGCCCGCGATCTGCGCTCGCTGAAAGACACACTCGACGTACTCCCGGAGATCAGGTCGAAACTGGCGGAGGCGGACGCCCCCCTGCTCGCCGACCTGCATGAACAGCTCGACGAGATGGCCGACGTCCGTGACCTGATCGAGGACGCCATCGCGGCCGATCCGCCCACCGAAATCACCGAGGGCGGGATCATCAGCGAGGGATACCACGACCGCCTCGACGAGTTGCGCGCGACCGAACGTGAGGGCAAAGCCTGGATCGCTGACCTCGAGGAAAGCGAACGCGAACGCACTGGGATCGACTCCCTGAAGGTCGGTCACAACGCCGTCCACGGCTACTACATCGAGGTGACTGACGCGAACCTCGATCGCGTACCCGAGGACTACCAGCGCAGACAGACGCTGAAGAACGCCGAGCGCTACTACACGCCCGAACTCAAGGAGCGCGAAGACGAGATCTTCCGCGCGGCGGGACGAGCCGACGACCTGGAGTACGAGTTGTTCGCCGACGTTCGCGATCAGGTCGCTGCCGAGTCCGAGCGCGTCCAGGCCGTCGCCGACGCCGTGGCGACCCTGGACGTCCTGGTCGGATTTGCCACCGTCGCGGCCGAGTATGACTACTGTCGTCCGTCCGTCGACGGCGACGGCATCCACATCGAGGGCGGTCGCCATCCGGTCGTCGAGCGCACTGAGGACCGGTTCGTCCCGAACGACACCCGTCTCGACGATGACGCCTTCCTCGCGGTGATCACGGGGCCGAACATGAGTGGCAAGTCGACCCACATGCGCCAGGTCGCCCTGATCGCGATCCTCGCCCAGGCCGGGAGCTTCGTGCCCGCCGAATCGGCGGTCCTGCGGATCGTCGACCGCGTGTTCACCCGCGTCGGGGCGAGCGACGACATCGCGGGCGGGCGCTCGACGTTCATGGTCGAGATGAGCGAACTCGCGACGATCCTGGACCAGGCGACCGCGGACTCGCTCGTCCTGCTCGACGAGGTCGGCCGCGGAACGAGTACGACCGACGGGCTCGCAATCGCCCAGGCAGTCACGGAGTTCGTCCACGACGAGGTCGGTGCGACGACGTTGTTTGCCACCCATCACCACGAACTGACCGAGGTGGTAGCCGATCTCGACGGCGCGCTGAACCTGCACTTCCGGACGGAACGAGAGGACGGAGACGTCTCCTTCCCCTACGATATCGCACCTGGTGCGGCCGCAGCCTCCTACGGCGTCGAGGTGGCCGGCGTGGCTGGCGTGCCGGATCCGGTCGTCGACCGTTCGCGGGAACTGCTTGCCGACAGTGACCACGACGATGAGCTAGGACAGCTGGGAGATGAGCGTCATCGAGCTGTCGACGACCATCCGGACGAATCAGGGCACGACGAACCGGACGCCGACGTCCTCACTGAATTACGGTCGCTTTCAGTCGCCGAGATGACGCCCATCGAGGCGCTAAACGCCCTGGCAGACCTCAAACAACGGGCCGAATGA
- a CDS encoding AAA domain-containing protein, which yields MHLRGPVLDVSETKTVSTQYGERDLSEVTIRPEDGRADPVTVTLWGKWTETADILEAGMDVAVYDAEEREYRGETQYTTGEDAMVVVEPDFIVDVTDVRSWVQCPRMYYLNKLSGTPLAYPVVKGTIVHEVFGDLLRGRDVEDAVAERVAEVGLELGLLGRDAETVREDALDHASAIEGWLQQGHLTDGGQTTFGPTDGEWRSEQTLISQRYGLKGRADAVRRGMPVELKTGKNTNREPRFQDKIQAAAYALVLGEHGEEPPNTGTLLYTKNAAVERTEAGGDLSPAKEFSIGSGLLEFVLRTRNEIAAMEHGMDVPTGYEADAKCEYCFEQDTCMAVSGRLDQESKAGQIGTPIPDEEREYFERNYRAIEAERRAAHREYAKLWRQDKAERADDDRALIGLEPVGQRELDDGSWELRATATGATSKIREGDVVLASDGDPIEGEAELARVQRLTDEIVVTADEPVELRRLDVYPSELSTDRMLTAIHDALLWQSSDEKAVLFGRREPEFREIEETFVENNPAQDRAVRRAVGAEDFALIHGPPGTGKTYTLATLVDALVERGERVLLSAFTNRAVDNAVEALLEQGVEGVVRMGTETGVREDLQHVRLDPAGDPDERAAELTDAPVVAATTATCGSRIMREQDFDVAVIDEAGQLTEPGALAAVARAERFVLVGDHRQLPPVVRAADEVRDREGAADLSQSLFERLIDAHPDAGVLLDRQYRMAQRIQAYSSTEFYDGQLRPATGEIAGQTLADLDGVDPAALPTHLQGRVTFLDPDGQAVGNTNPDEAAAVAETVESYLTAGVDPGDVGVIAPYRAQVAEIGQRVPDGVTVDTVDRFQGSSKEVVLVSFVATGSLDGPIFEDYRRINVALTRAKRALVLIGDAEALSTDERYRRMVEWAR from the coding sequence GTGCATCTCCGTGGGCCAGTCCTCGACGTGAGCGAGACGAAAACCGTCAGCACGCAGTACGGCGAACGCGACCTCTCGGAGGTCACGATCCGCCCCGAGGACGGCCGCGCGGACCCAGTCACGGTCACGCTGTGGGGCAAGTGGACCGAGACGGCCGACATCCTCGAAGCCGGGATGGACGTCGCCGTCTACGACGCCGAAGAGCGCGAGTATCGCGGCGAAACACAGTACACGACCGGCGAGGACGCGATGGTCGTCGTCGAACCCGACTTCATCGTCGACGTGACGGACGTCCGGTCGTGGGTGCAGTGCCCCCGGATGTACTACCTGAACAAACTCTCGGGGACGCCGCTCGCGTACCCGGTGGTCAAAGGGACGATCGTCCACGAGGTCTTCGGCGACCTTCTGCGCGGTCGTGACGTCGAGGATGCCGTCGCCGAACGCGTCGCGGAGGTCGGCCTCGAACTCGGCCTGCTGGGACGGGACGCCGAAACGGTTCGCGAGGACGCGCTCGACCACGCGAGCGCGATCGAGGGGTGGCTCCAGCAGGGACATCTGACCGATGGCGGCCAGACCACGTTCGGCCCGACAGACGGCGAGTGGCGCTCCGAACAGACGCTCATCAGCCAGCGTTACGGCCTGAAGGGGCGAGCCGACGCCGTTCGGCGGGGGATGCCCGTCGAACTCAAGACGGGCAAGAACACGAACCGCGAGCCCCGCTTTCAGGACAAGATCCAGGCTGCCGCCTACGCGCTCGTCCTCGGCGAACACGGCGAAGAACCGCCGAATACTGGCACACTCCTCTATACCAAGAACGCGGCCGTCGAGCGCACCGAGGCGGGCGGCGATCTCTCGCCGGCCAAGGAGTTCTCGATCGGGTCGGGCTTGCTGGAGTTCGTCCTCCGGACGAGAAACGAGATCGCCGCGATGGAGCACGGGATGGACGTCCCGACGGGCTACGAAGCCGACGCCAAATGCGAGTACTGCTTCGAGCAGGACACCTGCATGGCTGTTTCCGGCCGGCTCGATCAGGAGTCGAAGGCCGGCCAGATCGGGACCCCGATCCCCGACGAGGAACGCGAGTACTTCGAGCGGAACTATCGTGCGATCGAGGCCGAACGCCGGGCCGCCCACCGGGAGTACGCCAAACTCTGGCGGCAGGACAAAGCGGAGCGGGCCGACGACGATCGGGCGCTGATCGGTCTCGAACCGGTCGGGCAGCGGGAACTGGATGACGGCAGCTGGGAGTTGCGAGCCACAGCCACGGGCGCGACCTCGAAGATCCGGGAGGGCGACGTCGTGCTGGCGAGCGACGGCGATCCGATCGAAGGTGAGGCGGAGTTGGCCCGCGTCCAACGGCTGACAGATGAAATCGTCGTCACCGCCGACGAACCGGTCGAACTCCGCCGGCTAGACGTCTATCCCTCTGAACTCTCGACTGACCGGATGCTGACGGCGATTCACGACGCGCTCCTCTGGCAATCGAGCGACGAAAAGGCCGTCCTCTTCGGCCGCCGCGAGCCCGAATTCCGCGAGATCGAGGAGACATTCGTCGAGAACAATCCCGCCCAGGACCGGGCTGTCAGGCGTGCCGTCGGGGCCGAGGACTTCGCGCTGATTCACGGGCCGCCCGGGACGGGCAAGACCTACACGCTCGCGACGCTGGTCGACGCGCTGGTCGAACGCGGCGAGCGCGTCCTCCTTTCGGCGTTCACGAACCGCGCGGTCGACAACGCTGTCGAGGCGCTGCTGGAGCAGGGCGTCGAGGGCGTGGTTCGCATGGGGACCGAGACCGGCGTCCGCGAGGACCTCCAGCACGTCCGACTCGATCCGGCGGGCGATCCCGACGAGCGAGCGGCCGAGCTGACGGACGCGCCCGTCGTCGCGGCGACGACCGCGACCTGCGGCTCGCGGATCATGCGCGAGCAGGACTTCGACGTGGCGGTCATCGACGAGGCGGGACAGTTGACCGAACCCGGCGCGCTCGCGGCGGTCGCCCGCGCCGAGCGGTTCGTGCTCGTCGGCGACCACCGGCAACTCCCGCCGGTCGTCCGTGCGGCGGACGAGGTCCGTGATCGGGAGGGGGCTGCTGATCTCTCCCAATCGCTGTTCGAGCGGCTGATCGACGCCCATCCCGACGCCGGTGTGTTGCTCGACCGCCAGTACCGGATGGCCCAGCGGATTCAGGCGTACTCTTCGACGGAGTTCTACGACGGGCAACTCCGGCCCGCGACTGGCGAAATCGCCGGGCAGACGCTTGCCGATCTCGACGGCGTCGATCCGGCCGCACTGCCCACCCATCTCCAGGGTCGGGTGACGTTCCTCGATCCCGACGGGCAGGCGGTGGGAAACACCAATCCCGACGAAGCCGCGGCCGTGGCGGAGACGGTCGAATCGTACCTGACGGCGGGCGTCGATCCGGGAGACGTGGGCGTGATTGCGCCGTATCGCGCCCAGGTCGCCGAGATCGGCCAGCGCGTGCCCGACGGCGTGACCGTCGACACCGTCGATCGCTTCCAGGGGTCGAGCAAGGAGGTCGTCCTCGTCTCATTCGTCGCCACGGGAAGCCTCGACGGGCCGATCTTCGAGGACTATCGGCGGATCAACGTCGCGCTGACGCGAGCGAAGCGCGCGCTCGTGCTGATCGGGGACGCCGAGGCGCTCTCGACGGACGAGCGGTACCGCCGAATGGTCGAGTGGGCGCGGTGA